The following coding sequences lie in one Stenotrophomonas rhizophila genomic window:
- the pdeM gene encoding ligase-associated DNA damage response endonuclease PdeM — MAPELPTTLAGEQVLLLGARALYWPARKALLIADLHLGKADVFRRAGIGLPSGGTGDDLERLSALLHQHAVDTLWILGDVLHGPAHRAAWYRQWQGWREQHATLEIGALAGNHDRALPKADLGLTLLGEQLQVGPFLLRHDPHPHPSLHVLCGHVHPLARLPGMQRRWPAFWLRERLTVLPAYSRFTAGIAPVLATGEQLVACVEDEAIALPAR, encoded by the coding sequence ATGGCACCTGAGTTGCCCACCACGCTCGCCGGCGAGCAGGTCCTGCTGCTGGGCGCCCGCGCGCTGTACTGGCCAGCGCGCAAGGCGCTGCTGATCGCCGACCTGCACCTGGGCAAGGCCGATGTGTTCCGGCGCGCCGGCATCGGCCTGCCCAGCGGCGGTACCGGCGACGATCTGGAGCGCCTGTCGGCGCTGCTGCACCAGCACGCCGTGGATACCCTGTGGATTCTCGGCGACGTGCTGCACGGCCCAGCGCATCGCGCGGCGTGGTATCGGCAATGGCAGGGCTGGCGCGAGCAGCACGCCACGTTGGAGATCGGCGCCTTGGCCGGCAATCACGACCGGGCGTTGCCCAAGGCCGATCTCGGCCTCACGCTGCTCGGCGAGCAACTGCAGGTGGGGCCGTTTCTGCTGCGCCACGATCCGCACCCGCACCCGTCATTGCATGTGCTGTGCGGGCATGTGCATCCGCTGGCCCGCCTGCCCGGCATGCAGCGGCGTTGGCCGGCGTTCTGGCTGCGTGAGCGGCTCACGGTGCTGCCGGCCTACTCGCGGTTTACCGCGGGCATCGCGCCAGTGCTTGCCACCGGCGAACAGCTGGTGGCCTGCGTGGAAGACGAGGCCATTGCATTGCCGGCGCGTTGA